From Heteronotia binoei isolate CCM8104 ecotype False Entrance Well chromosome 3, APGP_CSIRO_Hbin_v1, whole genome shotgun sequence, a single genomic window includes:
- the F10 gene encoding coagulation factor X — translation MANQLFVILLFAFLPRLQEAEINVFLEDKTANRFLSRTRRANSAFEEFKKGNIERECYEERCSKEEAREAFEDQALTEAFWNKYFDGDQCEPNPCHYGGTCKDGIGKYTCSCLDGYHGQNCESVIQKYCKLNNGGCHHFCTLVENTVVCSCADGYILAEDGTSCVATGSFPCGQITVKKEASKKKREASSMYSFQDYVETELTYDDSLSDQNFTSDQNSTTQSSSLHSQGEVLLNAAQNNSNSKTEIDPGMRVVGGHDCKPGECPWQALLINEGGDGFCGGTVLNQFYVLTAAHCINQTKSIRVILGEVDTAASERTGSMFAVEKIFVHHRFVLKTYDYDIALIKLKRPIQFSENVTAACLPTPDFANQILMAQESGTVSGFGRIHEKGRQPTKLQVVNLPYVDRNTCKLSSNFAITENMFCAGYDAIAQDACQGDSGGPHVTAYRGTYFVTGIVSWGEGCARKGKYGVYTKVSKFIFWIKKIMARTMQNNV, via the exons TATTCTTAGAAGACAAAACTGCCAACAGATTTCTGAGCAGAACTAGGCGTGCCAATTCAGCATTTGAGGAGTTCAAGAAAGGAAATATTGAAAGAGAGTGTTATGAGGAGAGATGCTCGAAAGAAGAAGCCAGAGAGGCCTTTGAAGATCAAGCGCTAACA GAGGCATTCTGGAATAAATATTTCG acGGTGACCAATGTGAGCCTAACCCTTGCCATTATGGTGGAACATGCAAAGATGGAATTGGTAAATACACCTGCTCGTGTTTAGATGGTTATCACGGCCAAAACTGTGAATCGG TCATCCAAAAGTATTGCAAACTCAACAATGGTGGCTGTCACCACTTTTGCACCCTCGTAGAAAACACTGTTGTGTGCTCTTGTGCTGATGGATATATTCTGGCGGAAGATGGAACATCCTGTGTTGCTACAG GAAGTTTTCCCTGTGGTCAAATTACAGTGAAAAAGGAAGCAtcaaagaaaaagagggaagCAAGTTCAATGTATAGTTTCCAAGACTATGTTGAAACAGAGTTGACTTATGATGATTCATTGAGTGACCAGAATTTCACCAGTGACCAGAATTCCACCACTCAAAGCTCTTCCCTACACTCCCAGGGTGAAGTCTTGCTCAACGCTGCACAGAACAACTCTAATTCAAAAACTGAGATTGACCCTGGTATGAGAGTGGTTGGCGGCCATGACTGTAAGCCAGGTGAATGTCCATGGCAG GCACTTTTAATAAATGAAGGTGGTGACGGGTTTTGCGGAGGAACAGTACTGAACCAGTTTTATGTGCTTACTGCAGCTCATTGTATAAACCAAACAAAATCAATTCGAGTTATTTTAG GGGAAGTGGACACAGCAGCAAGTGAAAGAACTGGAAGTATGTTCGCTGTAGAAAAAATATTTGTGCATCACAGATTTGTGCTGAAAACATATGACTATGATATAGCCCTGATTAAGCTGAAGAGACCTATCCAGTTCTCTGAAAATGTTACGGCTGCATGCCTTCCCACTCCGGACTTTGCAAATCAAATCCTAATGGCTCAAGAATCAGGCACTGTTAGCGGTTTTGGGCGCATCCATGAAAAAGGTCGGCAGCCCACCAAGCTTCAAGTTGTTAATCTCCCCTATGTTGACAGGAATACCTGCAAGCTGTCAAGCAATTTTGCTATCACTGAAAATATGTTCTGTGCTGGCTATGATGCAATTGCACAAGATGCTTGTCAGGGTGACAGTGGAGGCCCTCATGTAACTGCATACAGGGGCACTTATTTTGTTACTGGTATTGTCAGTTGGGGAGAAGGGTGTGCAAGAAAAGGAAAATATGGAGTTTATACAAAAGTGTCAAAATTCATATTTTGGATAAAGAAAATCATGGCTCGTACCATGCAAAACAATGTTTAA
- the PROZ gene encoding vitamin K-dependent protein Z — protein sequence MGTQLWMLCSVLFVLCFREAELRVFLSGQEANNIITRSKRAGFIILEEILQGNLERECLEERCSYEEAREVFEDTEKTDKFWNSYFGGQQCSSNPCLHNGVCNDNIRSYTCTCGDGYEGSNCAFAKNECLHEMNEGCHHFCYPEAKSYRCSCAQGYRLMEGKTCVPLDQCACGRFKGNMETKLTAAENISRGFPWQVLLLSSEGERLCGGVLLKTNFILTTADCAVLSPISAVIGNDRRQAARQLMYVKQVNIHPRYDNTTSKNNLALLQLGTPSACNGSQLPICLPEKDFAEHVLISEQAATLSGWKMEGDDATDSLAEFTVLFLHENECTQTLNRTLITREFCGYTSVTTKEQLAGGSFSSVNYKGTWFLTGILESQATEASKWETFVFTKISRYMMWFKQIME from the exons ATGGGAACTCAGCTTTGGATGTtatgttctgttttgtttgtcCTCTGTTTTCGCGAGGCAGAACTAAGAG TGTTTCTATCAGGTCAAGAAGCAAATAACATAATTACTAGATCAAAACGTGCCGGTTTCATTATTCTTGAGGAAATTCTCCAAGGTAATCTGGAAAGAGAATGTCTTGAAGAAAGATGTTCATATGAAGAAGCAAGAGAAGTATTTGAAGACACAGAAAAAACA GACAAATTTTGGAATAGTTATTTTG GTGGTCAACAGTGCTCTTCAAATCCTTGCTTGCACAATGGTGTGTGCAATGACAACATTCGTAGTTACACATGCACTTGTGGTGACGGCTATGAAGGAAGCAACTGTGCCTTTG CCAAAAATGAGTGCCTCCATGAAATGAATGAGGGTTGCCATCACTTTTGCTATCCAGAAGCGAAGTCCTACCGCTGCTCATGTGCACAAGGCTACAGACTTATGGAAGGCAAAACCTGCGTTCCCCTAG ATCAGTGTGCATGTGGCAGATTTAAAGGAAACATGGAAACAAAGCTAACTGCAGCTGAGAACATCAGCAGAGGATTCCCTTGGCAG GTCCTGCTCTTAAGCTCTGAGGGAGAAAGATTGTGCGGAGGTGTTCTACTGAAAACAAACTTCATACTGACTACAGCTGACTGTGCAGTGCTGTCTCCAATCAGTGCTGTGATTG GAAATGACAGACGGCAAGCAGCCAGACAATTAATGTATGTGAAACAGGTAAACATACATCCCCGTTATGACAACACCACCAGCAAGAACAACTTGGCATTGCTACAACTTGGAACTCCTAGTGCCTGCAATGGCTCCCAGTTACCCATATGCCTTCCAGAGAAGGACTTTGCAGAGCATGTATTGATTTCAGAACAGGCAGCCACTCTCAGCGGGTGGAAAATGGAGGGAGACGATGCAACTGATTCACTAGCTGAATTTACAGTTCTGTTTCTCCATGAAAATGAATGCACACAAACACTCAACAGAACTCTGATAACCAGGGAATTCTGTGGATACACTTCTGTGACAACAAAAGAACAACTGGCTGGTGGGAGTTTCAGTtctgttaactataaaggcaCCTGGTTTCTGACGGGCATATTAGAATCACAAGCAACAGAAGCAAGTAAGTGGGAAACATTTGTATTCACCAAGATTTCAAGATACATGATGTGGTTCAAACAGATAATGGAGTAA